The window GTTTAAATGTATGAAATAATGTTTCTGGCTTCTGTCACATTGAAAACAAGAACCAACAAGATTCCTGCAGCTTTAACATGCTGTCAAACCAACCGATATGCTTCCTCTTGCAGGTCGCACAATTGACAAACCAACaagagtaaaaaaagaaaaatggaATAAGATGGAAACAGAACCCCCCATTTCAGCACTCATTTTCTCGAGTAGAACCGCATCTCGGCTGCGCCAACGTCAAACACGGCCAGCACATTCTGCAAAAACACATCGCCCAGAATGTACGGCCCCGGACCGCCGCTGGCGATGCCAATGGCGCAGTAGCCCGTCAGCGGGTCGACGAGGTCTTGGTAGATCAGGTCGGCCGGGTTGATCCAGAACTCGACGcccgagatgatgatggcaaagtgCGGCGGGATGGCGTCGCAGGGCGCAAAGTACGTGCCCCATTGGTAGAGGTAGACGGCGCGCGGCTGGAACGAGTTGGCAATGGACTCGGCCAGGGCTAGAGTCAACAGTCAGTATTGCACGTCTCTCGAGAGGAACAGAAAGGGGGACTTGCGAGGAGGCAGATAGAGCATCGTCGTGCCCGTGTCGACAATGTACGGGTACTTTGTGGTGTCTGTCGTCTGGTCCCATCGCATGCCGTCGGGCACAATCGTGTAGAACGAGTACTTCCACGCAGTTTCCGGCTGGCCAACAAGATTTGCCTAGAGCATCACGGTCAGCATCCAATCGCCACGTTTAGTTGTTGGACGATGCCATGTCACGCCGGCCACTTACAATGATGAGATCCGTCTTGGCATATCCCCGGAACTGCCAGTCCATCGGCGGCAAGCCTCCCCAGGCGATGACGCCATCTGTCGAGTTCTTGATCAGGGCAACGCTGAAGACGGGATCGATGGTGCCCTGGCTGATGGCATTGGTCAGAAACGGCGTGTAGCTCATGGCGTTCCACGGCGCCTCCTGGCCCACGTCGCCATAGTAGGCGCTGGTGATGGCCGGATACGCAAGCCCCAGGATGCCGACGGTGACGTTGTTGCCGTGCCAGTACGTGTTGTTGGCGAGCCCGACCTGCTGCTTCGCCACGGACACGCCGCCGCACGAGACGTCGCTGTAGCCCATGGGCCCCGAGATGTGCTCGCCCGAGCCGTACTTGAGGTAGAAGTGCAGCTCGTCGATCTGGCCGTGGCCGAAGCCGTCAATGTACGGCGTCGAGAAGCCGCACGCAGCCTCGTTGTGCGAATCGCCGGTGCCGTCCGAGCACTTGAAGCCCGTCTTGGTCGCCCACGTGTCGGAGCTGCCGGTGTCGAAGAGCAGCCAGACGGGGACGCCGTCCCAGCCGCACTGGATGGCATACTGGGTAGACGCAGCAGTCAGGGCCGAGATGTTCTGGAACGACTGCTTGATGGAGCCAGGGGTACTGCTGCGGAGGCGGCTGAGCGCAGAGACGCCCGAGTGCtgctggcctggcctggccttgatgcccttgaggTGCGAGAAGTGCATCGTGGTGCGGTCGCTGCTCGGctccttgatggccttggctCTCTCAAAGGTGAGGCCGTTCATGGGCTTTGCGAGGTCCCAGTCTGGAGCATGGCGTCTGACCTGGGGGAGGTTGGCACAGGATGCcgtgatgacgatgctgcccaGAAGGCAGATGGCCAACTTTAGAGCCTTCATGATGATCATGACGAGGTGGGAATGGGTAGTAACGCAATGCTATatgaggaggagatggaagTGATGGACAGAAAGGAAAAACGATGATGCTTGACAAATCTGTCgagggaagaggagcgaTGACTTTGAGCCACGAAgattgatgaagaaggaaacaaagagaagagggaagaagccCATAGAGACGGGCATACtatgaaacaaaacaaaaagaaacgagtCGAGTCGAGACGAGTGGCCAGCTTTTTGACAGCTGGCCGCTCAGCTCAGAAGCAGTGCAACACCTGCCACCTGTTTTGTTTCACTCGGCAATCACATCGAACGGCCGGGTATCTTGTGCAATTGGCGGACGGGTGCAACGTTGGAACGGTCCTTGAAGACGAAAATAGTATTGCAAAGTTGTCTGTTTAGCTCTTGGCCCATTGTATGAATTggcctggaggagctgtCGTGTCTTATATATGAGGAGATGAGGAGGGTCTATGGCTATCAAGCATGCTATTTGTTGATTCTCTTTGTCCATGTTGGAAATGGACCAAAAGACTGCATGGCTATTGGAAATCTCTCTATATATATGCATGGATGCCTTCGCCTGAGAGgaacaaagcaaaaaaaggggtCATTCGACTGtagtatacatgtaccttgcTCTAATTAGCCAAAACCACTGCGATATGAATGTATAAAGTCTCAGCCCAAC is drawn from Trichoderma atroviride chromosome 7, complete sequence and contains these coding sequences:
- a CDS encoding uncharacterized protein (EggNog:ENOG41~SECRETED:SignalP(1-20)~MEROPS:MER0090759), whose protein sequence is MKALKLAICLLGSIVITASCANLPQVRRHAPDWDLAKPMNGLTFERAKAIKEPSSDRTTMHFSHLKGIKARPGQQHSGVSALSRLRSSTPGSIKQSFQNISALTAASTQYAIQCGWDGVPVWLLFDTGSSDTWATKTGFKCSDGTGDSHNEAACGFSTPYIDGFGHGQIDELHFYLKYGSGEHISGPMGYSDVSCGGVSVAKQQVGLANNTYWHGNNVTVGILGLAYPAITSAYYGDVGQEAPWNAMSYTPFLTNAISQGTIDPVFSVALIKNSTDGVIAWGGLPPMDWQFRGYAKTDLIIANLVGQPETAWKYSFYTIVPDGMRWDQTTDTTKYPYIVDTGTTMLYLPPPLAESIANSFQPRAVYLYQWGTYFAPCDAIPPHFAIIISGVEFWINPADLIYQDLVDPLTGYCAIGIASGGPGPYILGDVFLQNVLAVFDVGAAEMRFYSRK